Proteins from a genomic interval of Nematostella vectensis chromosome 12, jaNemVect1.1, whole genome shotgun sequence:
- the LOC5506911 gene encoding zinc finger protein 43, whose protein sequence is MNSRPNAATQLEEQCGKELQHKEKEMCQCLECGKELQHKEIEMCQGLECGKELQDKEKELRQCLECGKELQHKEKELRQCLECGKELLTSYNLKRHVKTVQKQENLYKCEYYHKHFGQKHNLKRHVDHLSISCSPTLQVGPKSNQPQALLSYVHASSQKQLAVEPTLEKRRLRKVLLCEECKKEFSRKGSLETSTSQQESLNLQAGQSLDSQNKLQVSTLLQRKVYLCEECEKEFPRKDNLVRHVKTVHRKKKRNLKQHLPSAHPVAYDALNKDTSSSQQESLNLESDQSLDSQHKLQVSALLQRNKQVGCMSNQRRALLSYDHAGSKKQVPIEPTHGKRPRKVFQCVECGKEFPRKDSLVRHVKTVHRKEKRLIAHPVRPPTRTETSTSQQESLKLESGQTFDSQNKHQVSTLLQRYKCKECRQCFHRYDYLQRHIKVVHRRDRPFSCEHCDKSYGHMTDLRKHIKKQHKVHSEEGQEKECNLQLKTKRLGRERFL, encoded by the exons ATGAATTCGAGGCCAAACGCTGCGACCCAGTTAGAAGAACAGTGTGGGAAAGAACTTCAGCATaaggaaaaagaaatgtgCCAATGCTTGGAGTGTGGGAAAGAACTTCAGCATAAGGAAATAGAAATGTGCCAAGGCTTGGAGTGTGGGAAAGAACTTCAAGATAAGGAAAAAGAATTGCGCCAATGCTTGGAGTGTGGGAAAGAACTTCAGCATAAGGAAAAAGAATTGCGCCAATGCTTGGAGTGTGGGAAAGAACTTCTCACATCTTATAATCTTAAAAGACATGTGAAAACAGTGCAAAAACAGGAAAACCTATATAAGTGTGAGTACTATCACAAACACTTTGGGCAGAAACACAATTTAAAAAGGCATGTAGATCATCTATCGATTTCATGTTCACCAACTCTTCAAGTAGGGCCTAAGTCCAACCAGCCTCAGGCTTTGCTGTCATACGTTCATGCAAGCTCACAAAAACAGCTGGCAGTTGAGCCTACTCTGGAGAAAAGGAGGCTGCGGAAAGTCTTGCTGTGCGAGGAATGTAAAAAGGAATTTTCCAGGAAGGGTAGTTTG GAGACCTCCACTAGTCAGCAAGAATCACTGAACCTTCAGGCTGGTCAGTCTCTTGATTCACAAAACAAGCTTCAAGTGTCAACACTTCTGCAGAGAAAAGTCTACCTGTGCGAGGAATGTGAAAAGGAATTTCCTAGGAAGGATAATCTGGTAAGACATGTTAAAACAGtgcacagaaaaaaaaaacgtaattTAAAACAACACTTGCCTTCAGCCCACCCAGTTGCTTATGACGCCTTGAATAAGGATACCTCTTCTAGTCAGCAAGAATCactgaaccttgagtctgatCAGTCCCTTGATTCACAACACAAGCTTCAAGTGTCAGCACTTCTACAGAGGAACAAACAAGTAGGCTGTATGTCCAACCAGCGTCGAGCATTGTTGTCATACGATCATGCGGGCTCAAAGAAACAGGTGCCAATTGAGCCTACCCATGGGAAAAGGCCGAGGAAAGTCTTCCAGTGTGTGGAATGTGGAAAGGAATTCCCCAGGAAGGATAGTTTGGTAAGACATGTCAAAACAGTACACCGAAAAGAAAAACGTCTCATTGCCCACCCAGTCAGACCGCCCACCCGTACAGAGACCTCCACTAGTCAGCAAGAATCACTGAAGCTTGAGTCTGGTCAGACATTTGATTCACAAAACAAGCACCAAGTGTCAACACTTCTACAGAGATACAAATGCAAGGAATGTAGGCAGTGTTTtcacaggtatgactatctaCAAAGACACATCAAGGTTGTTCATAGAAGAGATAGACCATTTTCGTGTGAGCATTGCGACAAATCGTATGGACACATGACGGATCTGAGAAAACATATAAAGAAACAGCACAAGGTTCATTCAGAAGAAGGGCAGGAGAAGGAGTGTAATTTGCAACTGAAAACAAAACGGTTGGGGAGGGAGAGATTTCTGTGA
- the LOC5506882 gene encoding histone-lysine N-methyltransferase SMYD3 translates to MAPKPSVFEVFETESKGRGLRAAKPLKSGDTILSEQPVVYMLSNMLRGQRCDFCLEKLSDLQRCSRCKFARYCGASCQRAAWRIHKSECERLKRVFPRVPTDLVLLMFRVWQLKSQNGWYDSLVSNVEKIDSDTKEDFVSVLMVLNEYLGSEISPTEGLELFSKISCNSFAICDGEMQAIGTGIFPNAVCLNHSCAPNSVAVFNGTNIYIKALEEIPVGEELTISYIQQLHPRETRQEELETQFCFYCQCHRCLDASDNNKMLTSLICPNISCEAIVYQNWRCTKCDTFVDANYFTSCQNQLQDAVLKVRDLENQANPNNTEIVHTCNSALSGGHGSLYHHLSIELCYKAFDACVMEQDWTKALEYATRNLEVYTWFYPKYHPCLGVHLYKIGKLLAVTHQDLELAVKRLEQARKILEVTHGQSHPLVQELCEYLCQASEELRQGRI, encoded by the exons ATGGCGCCAAAACCAAGTGTTTTCGAAGTTTTTGAAACAGAGTCAAAAGGCCGTGGTTTACGAGCGGCAAAACCCCTCAAGTCCGGGGATACTATCCTGAGCGAACAACCTGTAGTGTACATGCTCTCTAATATGCTTCGTGGGCAAAGATGTGACTTTTGCTTGGAAAAACTCTCCGACCTTCAGCGCTGTTCCCGGTGCAAGTTCGCTCGGTATTGTGGCGCGTCTTGTCAGCGCGCTGCCTGGAGAATCCACAAAAGCGAATGCGAAAGACTCAAGCGAGTATTTCCCCGTGTTCCTACGGATCTGGTGCTTCTCATGTTCAGGGTTTGGCAGTTGAAGAGCCAAAATGGCTGGTACGATTCGCTGGTGTCGAATGTGGAAAAAATCGACTCGGACACGAAAGAAGACTTCGTGTCGGTGTTAATGGTATTGAATGAATATCTTGGCTCTGAGATCTCCCCGACCGAGGGCTTGGAGCTTTTTAGTAAGATTTCCTGCAACAGTTTCGCTATTTGCGACGGCGAGATGCAAGCTATTG GTACTGGTATCTTCCCGAATGCTGTCTGCCTGAATCATTCATGTGCCCCTAACTCTGTTGCTGTCTTTAATGGGACCAACATCTATATAAAGGCTTTAGAAGAGATACCTGTTGGAGAAGAGCTCACGATAAGCTACATCCAGCAGCTCCACCCAAGGGAAACACGGCAAGAGGAGTTGGAGACTCAGTTCTGCTTCTATTGTCAGTGCCATAGATGTCTTGATGCTAGTGATAACAACAAGATGTTGACTTCATTGATTTGTCCAAACATAAGCTGTGAGGCAATAGTTTACCAAA ATTGGAGATGCACCAAGTGCGACACATTTGTAGATGCCAACTATTTTACTTCATGTCAAAACCAGCTTCAAGACGCCGTTCTAAAAGTGAGAGACTTGGAGAACCAAGCAAATCCGAATAACACTGAAATAGTTCACACTTGTAACAGTGCCCTTAGTGGAGGACATGGAAGCCTTTATCACCATCTCAGCATTGAACTCTGTTATAAAGCTTTTGATGCATGTGTAATGGAACAAGATTGGACAAAGGCACTGGAATATGCCACAAGGAACCTAGAGGTTTACACATGGTTCTATCCCAAGTACCATCCATGCCTTGGAGTACATCTGTACAAGATTG GCAAGCTTCTAGCTGTGACACACCAAGACCTGGAGCTTGCTGTCAAGAGGTTGGAACAGGCCAGGAAAATCCTTGAAGTTACTCATGGACAATCTCATCCATTAGTCCAAGAACTGTGTGAATATCTGTGCCAAGCTTCTGAGGAGTTAAGACAAGGAAGAATTTGA
- the LOC5506910 gene encoding fibrinogen C domain-containing protein 1 — MNLSVSKLLILGFVFVQLRQGNSEEVSSLSRRHVSCQQALKRLETKLDSKLNAIKANIDSLLLEKNNLCKAAKNCVDILKCGGKTSGVYTVKPFSRFDAFKVYCDQTTAGGGWAVFQRRRDGSVDFYRGWSTYKHGFGHVMGEFWLGLDKINLLTHQTRNKLRVDMMDWHGNTKFAEYSYFSVAAERSKYVLGLGRYSGTAGDSLSYHRGSPFSTKGRDNDAYGRNCAVDYKGAWWFKSCYNSHLNGEYRTSGDAVAWKAFSTSLKRSEMKIRPTDFIPK, encoded by the exons ATGAATCTCAGTGTCTCTAAACTCTTGATTTTGGGTTTTGTGTTTGTCCAACTACGGCAAGGAAACTCCGAGGAAGTCTCGAGTCTAAGTCGTAGGCATGTGAGTTGTCAACAGGCCTTGAAGAGATTGGAAACGAAACTCGACAGCAAACTGAACGccataaaagcaaatattgaTTCTCTTTTGCTTGAAAAAAACAATCTTTGTAAAG cgGCAAAAAACTGTGTCGACATTCTGAAGTGTGGTGGGAAAACAAGCGGTGTGTACACCGTGAAACCTTTTTCGAGATTTGACGCGTTCAAG GTGTACTGTGACCAGACCACGGCTGGCGGGGGATGGGCCGTGTTCCAGAGAAGGCGGGACGGGTCTGTGGACTTCTATCGTGGGTGGTCTACCTACAAGCATGGGTTCGGTCACGTGATGGGGGAGTTCTGGCTTGGTCTGGATAAGATAAACCTTCTGACCCACCAAACCAGAAACAAGCTTCGCGTTGACATGATGGACTGGCATGGCAACACCAAATTCGCGGAGTACAGCTACTTCTCGGTGGCCGCAGAGAGAAGCAAATACGTGCTAGGGCTGGGACGCTACTCAG GAACCGCTGGAGACTCGTTGTCGTATCATCGCGGGTCTCCCTTCAGCACCAAGGGCCGCGACAACGATGCATACGGTAGGAACTGTGCGGTGGACTATAAGGGAGCGTGGTGGTTTAAGAGCTGCTACAATTCCCATCTGAACGGCGAGTACCGAACAAGTGGTGATGCAGTGGCATGGAAGGCCTTTTCGACCTCACTAAAGCGGAGCGAGATGAAAATCAGGCCCACCGACTTCataccaaaataa
- the LOC125557127 gene encoding extracellular matrix protein A-like translates to MVSSRPCDMVSSRPCDMVSSRPCDMVSSRPCDMVSSRPCDMVSSRRCDMVSNRRCDMVSNRPCDMVSNRPCDIVSSRPCHMVSSRPCDMMSSRPCDMVSSRPCDMVSSRPCDMVSNRPCDMVSSRPCDMVSSRPCDMVSSRPCDMVSSRPCDMVSSRPCDMMSSRQCDMVSSRPCDMVSSRPCDMVSSRPCDMMSSRQCDMISSRPCDMVSSRPCDMVSSRPCDIVSSRPCDMVSNRPCDMVSSRPCDMVSSRPCDMVSSRPCDMMSSRPCDMVSSKPCDKVSSRPCDMVSSRPCDMVSSRQCDMMSSRPCDIVSNRPCDMVSNRPCDMVSSRPCDMVSSRPCDMMSSRPCDMVSNRPCDMVSSRPCDMVSSRPCDIVSSRQCDMMSSRPCDIVSNRQCDMMSSRPCDIVSNRPCDMVSNRPCDMLSSRPCDMVSNRPCDMVSSRPCDMVSSRPCDMVSSRPCDMVFSRPCDIVSSRPCDMVSSRPCDMVSSRPCDMVSSRPCDMVSSRPCDMAFSRPCDIVSSRPCDMAM, encoded by the exons ATGGTGTCTAGCAGGCCATGTGATATGGTGTCTAGCAGGCCATGTGATATGGTGTCTAGCAGGCCATGTGATATGGTGTCTAGCAGGCCATGTGATATGGTGTCAAGCAGGCCATGTGATATGGTGTCTAGCAGGCGATGTGATATGGTGTCTAACAGGCGATGTGATATGGTGTCTAACAGGCCATGTGATATGGTGTCTAACAGGCCATGTGATATAGTGTCTAGCAGGCCATGTCATATGGTGTCTAGCAGGCCATGTGATATGATGTCTAGCAGGCCATGTGATATGGTGTCAAGCAGGCCATGTGATATGGTGTCTAGCAGGCCGTGTGATATGGTGTCTAACAGGCCATGTGATATGGTGTCTAGCAGGCCATGTGATATGGTGTCTAGCAGGCCATGTGATATGGTGTCTAGCAGGCCGTGTGATATGGTGTCTAGCAGGCCGTGTGATATGGTGTCTAGCAGGCCATGTGATATGATGTCTAGCAGGCAATGTGATATGGTGTCTAGCAGGCCGTGTGATATGGTGTCTAGCAGGCCGTGTGATATGGTGTCTAGCAGGCCATGTGATATGATGTCTAGCAGGCAATGTGATATGATATCTAGCAGGCCATGTGATATGGTGTCTAGCAGGCCATGTGATATGGTGTCTAGCAGGCCATGTGATATAGTGTCTAGCAGGCCATGTGATATGGTGTCTAACAGGCCATGTGATATGGTGTCTAGCAGGCCATGTGATATGGTGTCAAGCAGGCCATGTGATATGGTGTCTAGCAGGCCATGTGATATGATGTCTAGCAGGCCATGTGATATGGTGTCTAGCAAGCCATGTGATAAGGTGTCTAGCAGGCCATGTGATATGGTGTCTAGCAGGCCATGTGATATGGTGTCTAGCAGGCAATGTGATATGATGTCTAGCAGGCCATGTGATATAGTGTCTAACAGGCCATGTGATATGGTGTCTAACAGGCCATGTGATATGGTGTCTAGCAGGCCATGTGATATGGTGTCTAGCAGGCCATGTGATATGATGTCAAGCAGGCCATGTGATATGGTGTCTAACAGGCCATGTGATATGGTGTCTAGCAGGCCATGTGATATGGTGTCTAGCAGGCCATGTGATATAGTGTCTAGCAGGCAATGTGATATGATGTCTAGCAGGCCATGTGATATAGTGTCTAACAGGCAATGTGATATGATGTCTAGCAGGCCATGTGATATAGTGTCTAACAGGCCGTGTGATATGGTGTCTAATAGGCCATGTGATATGTTGTCTAGCAGGCCATGTGATATGGTGTCTAATAGACCATGTGATATGGTGTCTAGCAGGCCATGTGATATGGTGTCTAGCAGGCCATGTGATATGGTGTCTAGCAGGCCGTGTGATATGGTGTTTAGCAGGCCATGTGATATAGTGTCTAGCAGGCCATGTGATATGGTGTCTAGCAGGCCATGTGATATGGTGTCTAGTAGGCCATGTGATATGGTGTCTAGCAGGCCATGTGATATGGTGTCTAGCAGGCCGTGTGATATGGCGTTTAGCAGGCCATGTGATATAGTGTCTAGCAGGCCATGTGATATG GCCATGTGA